The following nucleotide sequence is from Planctomycetota bacterium.
GCGGAGCTTCCTGCGGCGGTCGGACGTGGCGGTGGTGACGGTGGTGGCGGCGATCTCGCCGGGGCTGCCCGAGGGCACACGCTTCGACGCCTGGGTCGTGGCGCTCAACGCCAACACCGGTGTCGAGTCGCTGGCGGGCGGGCACCTGTGGCGGACCGACCTCCGCCTGGGCGCGCCGATGCGGCGGGGGCTCCGCGCCCGCGAGATCGCGTACGTCGAGGGGCCGGTGTACGTCAATCCGTTCGCGCGGGGCGCCCGGGCGAGCGCGACCGAGGGCCGCATCATCGGCGGCGGCGTGGTGACCGACCCGCTGGACCTGGCCATCCGGCTGAACGCCTACAGCCCACGGCGAACCCGCGAGATCGCCTCGGTGCTCAACAGCCGCTTCGGGACGACGCGCTTCGATCGCGGCGACGTCGCCAGCGGACGGCTCACGGGCGAGGGCGACTCGGCGTCGGCGATCATCCGGCTGACCGTGCCGTGGTCGTACAAGGACAACGCCGCCGACTTCATCAATCTGGTGCGGTACACCCATCCGGATTCGCAGGGCCGCGAGGATCGCTACGCCGCCCGCTACGCACGGGCGTTGATCGAGGAGCCCGCCTACGCCGACGCGTTGGCGTGGTCGCTGGAGGCCATCGGGCTCGCATCGCTGCCGCACGTGCGGCCGCTGTACGACTACCCCGAGTATGCACCGCGGATGGCGGCGCTCCGCGTGGGCGCACGGCTGGGCGATGAGAAGGCCTGGCCCTATCTGCTCGACCTCGCGCGCTACGGCGACGAGGCCGAGCGGGTCGAGTCGCTCGAGCTGCTGGGCGTGATCAACAAGGGACCGATCGACTTCGTCATCGAGCAGCAGGCCGGCGACGGCAACGTGAGCGTCCGGGTAGCGGCCTACGAGGCGATGGAGCGACGGGCCGGCCAGTTCGAGTTCATGTCGATGCTGCGGCGGGGCGCCATCCCGCCCGGGCAGGACCCCGTTCCCATCCTGCGGGATTGGTACGACGCGGCGCGGCTGGGCTTCCGCGGCAGTCTCGACGCCGGCCTGCGGCGGGACCTGACCGCCGCGGGCTTCGTGGTCGATCGCGTGCCGCTGGGCGATCCGCTCATCTGGATCCGCCAGCAGGGCGTCGCCGGCGTCGTGCTCTTCGGCTCCAACCTGGAGATCGCCCCGGGCGCCGTGCTCGCAATGGAGGATGGCAACCTGACGGTGGTCCGCGGCCGGGAGGGCGGCCCAGTCCGCGTCCGCTACCGGCACGACCCCGGCGGCTGGACGGTCAACATCGCGGACGCGCCCACCGATCTGCACGAATTCATCGACTTCCTGACCACCGAGCCGACGATGGAGGACCCCGATCTGGGCCTGGGCATGAGCTTCGGCGGCGTGGTGGGCGTGCTCTCTCGGCTGCAGGAGGACAACGGCATCGTCCAGCGGCGGCCGGACGGCGACGCCGTCGCCGCGGCCTGGCGGGTCGAGCCCAACCGACTGCTCGACGACCTCCGCGGGCTGTCCCGGCGTGCCGCCGAAGACCGCGAGGAGCTCGAGGTCGTGCCCGACGACGAGGAGGATGAGTTTGACCCCTTCGAGGACCTGCTGAACGAGGGGCTGGAGCGAGATCCGGACGATGGGCCGACCAGCGCCGGGGGCCGCTAGCCGGATGGCCGCCGGACCAACGATCGCCCCCCGGTTTCCGCCAGCATTCGGGGCGGCCTTGCCGATAGACCGTGCCGGCCGACGGCCCGCGGGAGGCGGCGCTCGCCGGCCGGTATACGACTCGCCGCTCGGATGCGTGCGCAGGCCCTGTGGACAGGAGGTCCGATGCGGCTGGCCAAGCTGACCCTCAACGGGTTCAAGTCCTTCGACGACCGCACCGAGTTCGTCTTCGACGACCCGGTGACCGGCATCGTTGGGCCCAACGGCTGCGGCAAGAGCAACGTCGTCGACGCCGTCAAGTGGGTGCTGGGCGAGCGGAGCAGCAAGAGCCTCCGCGGCAAGGAGATGCTCGACGTCATCTTCGCCGGGTCGGCCGCCCGCAAGCCCGCGGGCATGGCGGCGGTCACCCTCACCTTCGACAACCCGGTGCTCGAGGGCCGGCTGTGGGACGAGCTACAGCGGCAGCGCTCAGGCACGCAGGCGGTCGACGTCGTCAGCGTCGATGCCGCGGCCGAGGACGCCGAGATCGACGCGATGGCGGCGGACGGCGGCATCGATCGCGGCCCGCTGGCGCAGCGAGGTTCGGTGCGGCGGGGGCTGCCCATCGACGACGATGTGGTCGAGATCGAGCGGCGGCTGTACCGCGACGGCGGCAGCCAATACCTGATCAACGGCGCGCGGTGCCGCCTCCGCGACATCCGCGACCTGTTCCTGGATACGGGCGTGGGCGCGGACGCCTACTCGATCATCGAGCAGGGCCGCGTCGACGCGATGCTGCTGGCCAACCCGCAGGAGCGGCGCTCGATCTTCGAGGAGGCCGCCGGCGTGGCCCGCTATCGCCAGCGGCGAGTCGAATCCATCCGCGAGCTGGACCGGGCCGAGCGGAACCTGGCCGTCACGCGGGAGCAGCTCGCGAGCACCGAGCGGCGGCTGCGGATCGTGCGGGGGCAGGCCGCCAAGGCCCGCCGGTTCCTGGAGCTGGACGCCGACCTGCGGGCGTGGCGCGCGGCGCGGGCGCTGGCACAGCACGACGCGCTGACCGCGGCGCTCGAGCAGATCTATGCCGAGATGGGCGACGTCGGCACCCAGCGCGACGCGGCCGAGGCGAGCCTCCGCACGCTCGAGGCGGGCCGCCAGAAGGCAGAGGTCGAGCGGCACGAGGCGAGCCAGGCGGTGCGAGCGTCGGAGGATCGCCTCGCCGAGGTCCGCCACGCCGCCGAGGCCGCGCGGCAGCGGCTCGAGATGGCCACCCGGGCGGCCCGGGACGCCCGCGCCCGGGCCGGCACCGACGCCGGACGGCTCCGCGACGCCGATGCGTCGATCGAGCGGGCCGAGCGGGATCGCGAGCGGGCCAGCGACCGCGTTGCTGCCGCGGCCGAGAAGCTCGCCGACGCCGACCGCACGCTGGACGAACTCGTGGAACGACGCGAGGCGGCACAGCGGGCCGTCGCCGCCGCGCGGCAGGCGCACGCCGAAGCCCGCCGCCGCGTCGAGCGGATCACCGGCGACCACCACGCGGCGCGGGCGCGGCTCGACGAGGCTCATCGTCGGTCGGAGACGCTCGATGCATCGCTCCGCGAACTCCGCGGCCGGGCCGAGACACTCGATGCGCAGGCCCGCGAGGCTCACACCCGGCGCGATGGCGCGCGGACGCACGCCGGCAAGAGCCGCGACGCCGCCGAAACGCAGGCCGCCGAGGTCGAGCGGCTGGACACGCGGGCGCGATCGCTGGGCGACGACCGCTCGCGGCACGCCATCGAGGTCAAGCGGCTCGAGGAGCGCCGCCTGCGGCTGGAGACCCGAGCCCACGCGCTGCGCGAGCTGCTCGAGTCGCGCGAGGGGCTCGGCGAGCCCGCGCGGCGGGTGATCGAGATGGCCGGCCGCGGCGAGGCCTTCCACGGCGTGCTCGCGCCGCTGGCCGATCTCGTCCGCGTGCCGCTCGAGCACGCGCCGCAGGTCGAGGCGGTGCTCGGCCCGCTGCTGTCGGCGATCGTGGTGCCGAGCCTGGATCGCATGCCGTCGGCCGACGAGCTGGCGCAGCTCACCGGGCGGGTGCACTTCGTGCCGCTCGGGCTCGCCGCACCAACGACCGGCCCGGACCCGGCCGCCGAGGCGCTGCGGGCGACCGGGCAGATTTTGCCGCTGCGGCACGTCGCCGAGGTCGATCGCGAGGCGTGCGCGCGGCTGGGCGTCGATCCGATCGTCGTGGCGCGGCTGCTCGATACGCTGCTTCACAACTGCTGGCGGGCGGCGAGCCTGGAGGCGGCCTCGCTGCTGAGTGCCGGGCCGATCCCCGGCGCGACCATCGCCGACCCCGAGGCCCGCGTGCTGCGATTCCCGGGCATCGTCGCGGCGGGCCCGATGGGCGGCGAGGACGCCGGTGGCACGGGCCTGCTGCAACGCCGCGCCGAGCACGAGCGGCTCAAGCACGAGTTGGGCGAGGCGACCGATGCACTGGCGCGGGCGTCGGGCACGCTGCGGGATTTCGACGCGCAGGCCGCGCACGTCAGCGAGGCGCTCTCGGCGGCGCAGCGGCGGCTCAGCGAGCTGAGCCAGGCCCGCATCCGCGCCGAGGGAGACGCCGATCGCGCCGCCGACGAGGCCGACCGCCTCGACCGCGACCTCGCGCAGGCAGCGAGCGAGGCCGACGCGATGCTGGCCGATCTCACCTCGGCCCGGGAGCAGATCGGCCAGCTCGAGGAAAAGCTGGGATCCCTCGAGTCGATCCTGGCCGACGAACGGGCGACCCAGGACGAGGCGGAGGCGAAGGCCGAGGCGCTCGAGACCGAGGCGGACGCGACGGCCGAGGCGCTCACCGAGGCCCGCGTCGCGGCGAGCACGCTGGGCGAGCAGCTCAACGCGACGAGGCAGGAGCTGACGGCGCTCGACTCGGGGCTGGAGCGGCAGCGGGCGGCGCGGGGCGAGATCGCCGCGCAGCTCGCCCACGCCACCGAGCTGGCCGAAGCGCACGAGCAGACCGCCGCCGATGCGGCCCGCACCATCGACGAGCACGAGGCCGACGCGCAGCGGGCCCAGGAGGGCATCGCGGGCGTGCGGCAGCGGGCCGAGGATGCGCGGGCGCAGGCGGCGGACGTCGAGCGCCGCCTCGATGCGCAGCGGCGGCAGTCATCGGACATCGAGCAGCGATGGCACGCCCTGGAGTTGCGGCACCGCGAAGCCAACATCCGCGGCGAGGCTCTCGTCCAGCGGACCGCCGACGAGGACGGACCCGACCTGTGGGCCGAGCTCGAGGACTACCGGAGCATCCTCGCCGACGGCGTGCGGCCGGTGGGGGAGCAAGAGGCGACCGAGGCGATCGATGCGCTGCGATCGGCCATCGCCAGGCTCGGTAGCGTCAACACGGCGGCGCTCGACGAGGAGGGGCAGCTGGAGGGCAAGAACGAGGCGCTCGCGGCGCAGGTGGCCGACATCGACGCCGCGCGGCAGCGGCTGGAGACGCTCATCGAGCGGCTCAACGACGCAAGCCGGACGCGCTTTAGCGAGATGCTCGAGACCATCCGCGAGAGCTTCGCGGGCGACAACGGGCTGTTCCGCCAGCTCTTCGGCGGCGGCCGCGCGGAGATCCGCCTGATGCCGCTGGTCCGCGAGGTCGACGGCAAGAAGGTGCAGACCGACGAGATCGACGTGCTCGAGAGCGGCATCGAGATCGTCGCGCGGCCGCCCGGCAAGCAGCCCCGCTCGATCAGCCAGCTCTCGGGCGGCGAGAAGGCGATGACCGCCGTCGCGCTGCTGCTGGCGATCTTCAAGAGCAAGCCCAGCTGCTTCTGCGTGCTCGACGAGGTCGACGCCGCGCTCGATGACGCCAACGTGGATCGCTTCTGCCGCGTCATCCGCGCCTTCAGCAACACCAGCAACTTCATCGTCGTGACGCACCACAAGAAGACGATGGCGATGTGCGACCGGCTGCACGGCGTGACGATGCAGGAGCGGGGCGTGTCGACCCGCGTGGGCGTCCGCTTCGACCAGGTCGGCCCCGACGGCAAGCTCGCCGACGCCGCGGTCGACGGCAGCACCACCACGAAGCGGCCGGCCGACGACGCACGCGAGGAGCCGGCCACGGAAGAGCCAGAGCGGCCACGGCTCCGCAACGCGCTGGCGCACCTCGGCGCGGCGCCCCAGGAGGTCGAGGCACCCGAGGCGGACGAGCCCGCTTTGGCGTCGACGACCTAGGCCGTGCGGGAGGCCTTCACCAACGCGCGGCTCGCGCTCGACGCCTTCCTGGCGGACGGCGCCAACGTCGATCGGCTCGATCACGCCGCCGATCTGCTCGCCTCGGCCCTGCAGGCGGGCGGCAAGGTCCTGGCCTGCGGCAACGGCGGATCGGCCTGCGACGCGATGCACTTCTGCGAGGAACTCACCGGCCGCTTCCGCGAGGATCGCGACCCGCTGGCCGCCATCAGCCTGACCGACCCGGGCCACCTGACCTGCGTGGCCAACGACTACGGCTACGACCACGTCTTTGCCCGGGGCGTGCGGGCCCTCGGCCACGCCGGCGACGTGCTGGTTGCGCTGAGCACCAGCGGCAACTCGCCGAGCGTGGTCCGCGCCGTCGAGGCGGCGCGGGACGCGGGGATGGCCACCATCGCGTTGCTGGGCCGGGACGGCGGGGCGCTGGCGGGAGCAGCCGACCTGGAGTGGATCGTGCCGGGCGTGCCCGCCGACGCGCCGACGGCCGACCGCATCCAGGAAATCCACATGCTCATCCTGCACGCGCTGATCGAGGGCATCGAGGCGCGGCTGTTCGGCTGAGCGCTGGCGGGCGTTCCGCTATCATGCCCGCCTATGGCCGACGCCATGCGCATCTCGCGGGTCCTCGATGCGCTGCACGCGCGGTACGCCGCGCTCGATGAGGGCGCGCTGGCGGACTACATCCCCGAGCTGACCGAGGTGGATCCCTCGCTGCTGGCCATCTCGATCGCCACGACGGGCCGCGACGGCGAGGCCCGCGTGCACACGGCGGGCGATTGCGACGAGGCGTTCACGATCCAGTCGGTCTCCAAGCCGTTCACCTACGGGCGGGCGCTCGAGCTGCACGGCCGCGAACCGGTGCTGGGCCGCGTGGGCGTCGAGCCCACGGGCGACGCCTTCAACTCGATCATCAAGCTCGACGCCGCCAACCGCCCGCACAATCCCTGCGTCAACGCGGGCGCGATCGCGGTGACGAGCATGCTGGCCAGGGACGATCCGACGACGAGCCTGAAGGACCTGCTCGATCTGTTCGGCCGCTTCGCGGGGCGGAAGCTGACGATCGATGCGCCGGTGTTCACCAGCGAGCGGACGCACGGGCACCGCAACCGCGCAATCGCCCACCTGATGCGGCACTTCGGCATGATCGCCGGCGACGCGGGCGTGGACGAGGTGCTCGACCTGTACTTCCAGCAGTGCTCGATCCGGGTCACGTGCCGCGACCTGGCGGTGATGGCCGCCACGCTGGCCAACGGCGGCGTCAACCCGCAGACGGGCGCGCGTGCGATGGAGACCGGCTACGTCCGCGACGTGCTGACGGTGATGTACACCTGCGGCATGTACGACTATGCGGGCCA
It contains:
- the glsA gene encoding glutaminase A, which codes for MADAMRISRVLDALHARYAALDEGALADYIPELTEVDPSLLAISIATTGRDGEARVHTAGDCDEAFTIQSVSKPFTYGRALELHGREPVLGRVGVEPTGDAFNSIIKLDAANRPHNPCVNAGAIAVTSMLARDDPTTSLKDLLDLFGRFAGRKLTIDAPVFTSERTHGHRNRAIAHLMRHFGMIAGDAGVDEVLDLYFQQCSIRVTCRDLAVMAATLANGGVNPQTGARAMETGYVRDVLTVMYTCGMYDYAGQWAYTVGLPAKSGISGAIIAVVPGRLGIAVYSPRVDRHGHSVRGLRVCEDLSAEFGMHLFDASMLEATAADDLFAPRDDEDEMPDASVIATPEGYTPDRGRAPEGGG
- a CDS encoding SIS domain-containing protein, yielding MREAFTNARLALDAFLADGANVDRLDHAADLLASALQAGGKVLACGNGGSACDAMHFCEELTGRFREDRDPLAAISLTDPGHLTCVANDYGYDHVFARGVRALGHAGDVLVALSTSGNSPSVVRAVEAARDAGMATIALLGRDGGALAGAADLEWIVPGVPADAPTADRIQEIHMLILHALIEGIEARLFG
- a CDS encoding flagellar basal body P-ring protein FlgI is translated as MNPSIARPLLRAAPLLFVALALAWSAALPGCAAGQVRTPDRGVLPPFDGPSVLSRTIGASATLIGAEPQLVSGIGIVVGVKGRGGPLPENVESELIRELSLREGARGVDMFYGTPFEGESPRSFLRRSDVAVVTVVAAISPGLPEGTRFDAWVVALNANTGVESLAGGHLWRTDLRLGAPMRRGLRAREIAYVEGPVYVNPFARGARASATEGRIIGGGVVTDPLDLAIRLNAYSPRRTREIASVLNSRFGTTRFDRGDVASGRLTGEGDSASAIIRLTVPWSYKDNAADFINLVRYTHPDSQGREDRYAARYARALIEEPAYADALAWSLEAIGLASLPHVRPLYDYPEYAPRMAALRVGARLGDEKAWPYLLDLARYGDEAERVESLELLGVINKGPIDFVIEQQAGDGNVSVRVAAYEAMERRAGQFEFMSMLRRGAIPPGQDPVPILRDWYDAARLGFRGSLDAGLRRDLTAAGFVVDRVPLGDPLIWIRQQGVAGVVLFGSNLEIAPGAVLAMEDGNLTVVRGREGGPVRVRYRHDPGGWTVNIADAPTDLHEFIDFLTTEPTMEDPDLGLGMSFGGVVGVLSRLQEDNGIVQRRPDGDAVAAAWRVEPNRLLDDLRGLSRRAAEDREELEVVPDDEEDEFDPFEDLLNEGLERDPDDGPTSAGGR
- the smc gene encoding chromosome segregation protein SMC yields the protein MRLAKLTLNGFKSFDDRTEFVFDDPVTGIVGPNGCGKSNVVDAVKWVLGERSSKSLRGKEMLDVIFAGSAARKPAGMAAVTLTFDNPVLEGRLWDELQRQRSGTQAVDVVSVDAAAEDAEIDAMAADGGIDRGPLAQRGSVRRGLPIDDDVVEIERRLYRDGGSQYLINGARCRLRDIRDLFLDTGVGADAYSIIEQGRVDAMLLANPQERRSIFEEAAGVARYRQRRVESIRELDRAERNLAVTREQLASTERRLRIVRGQAAKARRFLELDADLRAWRAARALAQHDALTAALEQIYAEMGDVGTQRDAAEASLRTLEAGRQKAEVERHEASQAVRASEDRLAEVRHAAEAARQRLEMATRAARDARARAGTDAGRLRDADASIERAERDRERASDRVAAAAEKLADADRTLDELVERREAAQRAVAAARQAHAEARRRVERITGDHHAARARLDEAHRRSETLDASLRELRGRAETLDAQAREAHTRRDGARTHAGKSRDAAETQAAEVERLDTRARSLGDDRSRHAIEVKRLEERRLRLETRAHALRELLESREGLGEPARRVIEMAGRGEAFHGVLAPLADLVRVPLEHAPQVEAVLGPLLSAIVVPSLDRMPSADELAQLTGRVHFVPLGLAAPTTGPDPAAEALRATGQILPLRHVAEVDREACARLGVDPIVVARLLDTLLHNCWRAASLEAASLLSAGPIPGATIADPEARVLRFPGIVAAGPMGGEDAGGTGLLQRRAEHERLKHELGEATDALARASGTLRDFDAQAAHVSEALSAAQRRLSELSQARIRAEGDADRAADEADRLDRDLAQAASEADAMLADLTSAREQIGQLEEKLGSLESILADERATQDEAEAKAEALETEADATAEALTEARVAASTLGEQLNATRQELTALDSGLERQRAARGEIAAQLAHATELAEAHEQTAADAARTIDEHEADAQRAQEGIAGVRQRAEDARAQAADVERRLDAQRRQSSDIEQRWHALELRHREANIRGEALVQRTADEDGPDLWAELEDYRSILADGVRPVGEQEATEAIDALRSAIARLGSVNTAALDEEGQLEGKNEALAAQVADIDAARQRLETLIERLNDASRTRFSEMLETIRESFAGDNGLFRQLFGGGRAEIRLMPLVREVDGKKVQTDEIDVLESGIEIVARPPGKQPRSISQLSGGEKAMTAVALLLAIFKSKPSCFCVLDEVDAALDDANVDRFCRVIRAFSNTSNFIVVTHHKKTMAMCDRLHGVTMQERGVSTRVGVRFDQVGPDGKLADAAVDGSTTTKRPADDAREEPATEEPERPRLRNALAHLGAAPQEVEAPEADEPALASTT